GCTGATTCGCGAATATCATGCTTTGAATGATTGTTCACTTGAATTGCAAATAAATGCAATTTATTGAACATTGCTGTTCATTTGGTTGCCGGAATAGAAACCTAGAAggagtttccaaaattgtttggcatgaaaaaatctattttctgaatttttttatttttggacttTAGGGTACACGCGtctaaaacatgttttttcatatttgaacattttttttcggcaatattaattttaaaatggcaCGATGAAAGATGTTTTGATGtagagaatttcaagttttgaatacAAACGTTCAACACAgcatttatttttgttcaataaaactcaaaaaaaaaaaaacaacaaattataCAGACAACGAACCTTTTGGACTTTCTGTCATTGATTGTGCTGATGTTTTTACTATAGTACATAAATATAAGGATTTGAGGACCCATAGTGGCTCATAAAAAAACTCAGGTGTCCTTCAAAAAGCTGAAGGTCCTGCAAGGTATTGAGTTTGGTCTCCAAATTCGATGGTGACTGGATATGTCAAAATAGAAGATCCCCAGTGCTGCAGCTAACCAGTtgttaattttcataattttatagttttgtttttctttgtttgtttttttgttgtttttggtaAGGATCcttaaaaatgtgtattttaaaCTACATAGAACTACTTCTTTCTGTGTAAGtacacgattttaaaaaattagagaacctacttgaaaattagtaaacggaagtattttttcaccgaAACACTCAAACGACCGACTAAGTAAATATAAAGATAGGTAAgtgaatgtaggtaggtactacctacGTAAATACCTACAATGAAACCAACAGCCACTGCTCTTGAAGTATGGTATCCAACTGTGAGATGAATTACAACCCATCACCTGTCCAATAATAAGACTTAAGTAGCATTAGTGACACAGAAATGAGATGGATAGATAGATATGAGTATGGGTAAGTAAATGGGTGACATAAATATGaagcaaaaaactgatgaaatgcATAAACACGAGTATGCTAGTgaaagagaataaaataatcGTCATGTATTGtacaattcgaataatttttttgagcctTTTATTTCTCAAACTTGAAGGATTAATATTCTTAAAATTCGTCTCAGGTGAGTATCTATTACTTCAGTAATACATACATTTATATTTTCCATGAAATTCTAGATCATAACAAAACTTATTTAGCTTCTGAACATTCGTTGTTTGATAAAAGTAAAAGTTTCAATGCACCTAAGAAACCATTGACATTTTTAACACCATTCGACGAAGTATTTGTACTAAAACATACCGGACGATCACGTAAGTAACGAtcacaaattaaaattaattacttactgtttaaaaaaaacaaaagcaaaaacaaaTGCACTCGTATTGTTTGAACCACTGTAGTTGATCTTGATCTTATCACACCTAAAACTGTTGGTGCTTTAACTGGAGGTCTCTTAGGAGAAAATATCTATAGATTTCATAAATGTCGGTGGTACTGGCAGGATGGTTTGAGTTCAGGAAACTGTAATAACGGGTAAGTCAtcataaatacctaggtacctacttgaaatgtCATTCTGATTCTGTATCTGTATCTGCCtatgatactcgtattttattgtGCTAATCGattctcatttcaattttttttctaaacagatCGGTTTTAGAATCGAGGTTATAttatttcaatataaaatatggcagtttcaaaaatgctttacATTATCCAAATGGTGTCATTGATGTTTTTATTCCAATTGAAACCAATGTAGGTTTTAGGTTATTTCTTCACTCGTCTTTATAAATattctgctgtttttttttgtttttttttgtttttttaacttaggtaggtacttagtccttcaatttaaaatatgaataatttttcagggCCATATTTACAACCCATTATATTGGGAATTTGAGAAAcaaatgggagaaaaaatcaagaaaccgGATGATCAGGCTTTGATTAATGGAGGAGTTACGTACCTTTGGTATGAACATTTTACTTATAAGGATGTTTACAGTTTATATTCAGGATCATCTCATTTTGATGAAGAAAGTGGTAAAACGTATTTTAATACGATTACCATCGAGTTACCATTAAACCGTCTAGTAAACTTCGTGTCTCATGAACAGGTAGGACAATGAAatatattttatacctacagaAATGGGAATTTACTTTCTATGTaagtactttatttttttaatcgtcaATTTCAGTTCAAACACACATTTGGTTCGTTGGTGAACTGTTCAGGGAAACCTTTGAGCAATCCGGTACCTGACATTCAACATTCATCGCgagttaaaaaagaaaaaggaattTGCGTGATAAACTTACCAGCCTGaatcacctatcaaaatgaaatagcAAATGGATGGataataaactttttcatcaatcaaTTTCGTTGTCCATAATGTATCGAGTGATGGAGTGAATTCATCAATAATATTTGTAcatagtaccttacctacaagcattgcacaaattttttgaaattattcactttgatACCTTAAGTACCTACTATAAAATTCTCCTACCTAAATAGAGGTGTCTAAAAAGAAATCGCGGATTAAatttatatatataggtattatatATTGTCAGATaccactttgtaaaaaaaaaaaatgaaatgagagaattttgaatatttttcgcaCTGTTTAGGGTAacatacttatgtacctacctatttttaaatgttgaaatctTGAATtacatttcattgaaaaaaatgtaaaactggAATACCTAATCGCACTCAGATAATTTCGAAGTTTACATCAAACTTGTGAATCAATATCTACCTActccttcaatttcattttgaaaatgggctGATGAGTCAGCAACATTTGTTCCCCTAAAGGTAACCATAATAATAACTAGGTAggttgtatgtatgtacatatgtactttttttattttatgaatcTTAAGTCACTTATGCAATCAATCACAAATtatcactcatttttttcacgtgtATCCATAAAATGTCCTTTTTGTCTGGAAACAGCTTTCAAACATGTTcataagtaattaatttttatgtcTTACTAAGTGACGAATTTGATAATGCAAAAATATATACTCCATCAATGCATGGAATCTTAAGTTCAATATCTATTTGCTTATTGACCAAGATGTACTTATCACGTTtaattttatcatgttttataattttaagcTGGAACGGGCCATCGTGTTCGATATCAGGTAGAGATGGCAATTCAAGTCCTCTAATAGGCTATCTATTTCAGTTGAAGCTTTCAACGAATCTGATTTTTGTTTAGCTCAAAACATCTGCAAAGGGtgcaatgaaaaatttgccaattttcacgCCGTATCagatgaaacatttttactcaaatacACAggaaaatcaagtaggtacctacaaattcaGTTTTCTTTCAAGAATATTGAAACATATCGCACACCTAgaataaaaaacttattttctaTACATCTAAAACTCTTAAATTTCAGTCGAACTTTCAGGCTCAGTGGCAACAAATGCTTCAGCGACTGGtggtatttttggaaaagaattaTATAAATTCTATAAGCTAATTTATCATTGGAAAACtcctaattttataaaaacgtaTGTATCCAAGtttctcataaattttgaaCTATTGCACTTGAGCTTAAACTGATAccgattatttttaataaatagaTGCCTCTTACAAGTAAGggttatttatttcaattcaaaatacgAATCGTATAAAAATGCGTTGCGCTATTCGGATGGTATACTTGAAGTAAATTATCCTGTTTTTGCTGACGTTAGTATATTTGTATATtcactaaataaataaattcagttttttttgtcgGTGGCAAAACCTTATACTAATATACTTAAGATGCAAATTAAATTCTCAGGCACTCGTAGACAATCCACAATTTATCGGGTTCGAGAAAAAACTTCACGAAATCAAGCATCCTGGAAAATCCACACATATCCATAGTCGGCTATCTTGGAGCTGGTTAGCTAATTTTCCTCCATCTACAGCTTACTCGTATTATAAAAGCGAATATTTGGACGAAGACACTGGAAAAAAATATCCTTGTGCTATAAAAATACTGGCACCTCTAATCAAACATTCAAACTATATATCTCGTCagcaggtaaaatttattattggAAAATATATTCGATTTAACATCTTGCTGCTTCGTATAAGAACTTTAAAAGTGCTGCATTCATAAGACTATAGGTTGGTTGGTATACTAATGCTGTAGTTCTGGTTTCAGTTTTTAAACTCATTTGGATCATTGGAAAATGTATTTGGGAAACTTACGAATAATCTTCCAGCTTATGAACTTCCGAAGTCACTTGCTGCCATAGCGATAGGAGTTATCATAAGCATTATTTGAATGCGATCAGCGAAAAATGATTATatctgatcactgatcagatcGGATTAAATCTGATCAATATTATTGGGACATTCTCGAGGTCCAATTTGTTCTtaccagatctgatcagatcagagttttgatcaaGATCCAATATTTTTCGTTTATATGggaacaaaaataattatatgtacctacttatttgaagttttgagtttttgttgTGAGGGAAGAgaggaataagtaggtatataaattaagtacaataattttttcacaaaaagatagagcttgctttttttaaaatttttttttaaaaatatgcaacCTGGACAATAAATTTTCTGCACCACACAAAAGaaatataaaataggtaggtatttgggTATCTGTGGGTCAGTTGCATAAGCCTTGTATcgacgcgattttgaaaaattcaaacataaaTTAGATATGATCATTAAGaagatttaaaataaaattggtgaaattgaaCATACATTGTAGGTAGGTGTACAGTAATTATATCATACGTAATGCACTTTTATGCACCACGTatgcctcctcctcctcctcctcctcctcctcctacatgtaaaattttatatcagATTATGACCTCGTGTGTAGAATTGCAGCATAACTTCGTAAATTTCCATTCCATATGACATATCCACATGCAGATAGATAGTAGATACCTAAACCTACACGTGTAATAAAGGACAAAAACAATGTAAAAGAGCTGTCGTCTAAAGATGATACCAGTCAACAGCTTtaaatttggaaatgaaaaatatgtcacGGGCTATCAGCGTTGACATTTGCCTGAATGCGATTATCAACCGTTAGTTATATTGTTATTTTCAAGGACTAACAAGTCACGTTGTTTTGAAaacaatgataacaaaattttaaatttacttacgtaaatttcaaaaatttggcttGTGAATGTGagcacttttaaaattttcatccattaTAATCACTTCCTCTGCTCCGCAAAAATGATATTATTTGGCTGAtgttcttttgaataaaatgtgaagtacataggtacctacatagatgTAGTATTCTGTATgagtgggatttttttttgcatgattcaaaatctatattttcaaaattctattttaaaaaacactcattttcattgaaaaaattaggctTGTGTACATTAGataataagtacctaactaaGTAGATTGGCTGATATTCATTAACGCACGTATTCttcgagttggaaaaaaatggataCTCGCATTAACAAATCACGCATTCATTACCAGTGTACGATAAGCTGCATATATCAAGCGTCGAAGGAATAAATTTGTATCTAAAATAATGTTAAACCAGTTGAAAAGTTAATGAGCAATACAGGAGGAAGTTTTTGAACCCaattccttgaaaaaatgaagttgtgCAAACAAATTTTCCCCTAAAAATATTAGACAATTTCTAAAATCTCGAGTgacaaatttaccgaaaaaaaatgagtgaatgaGTTCCTACCTAAGTATTATCCGCCATTTGTTGAAGTGATCAGGCTACTTTTACAGAATAGATAGGCAAGGTACCATAAAAAATTATCTCTAGGTTACTGTTTTCTTTCTCCTTAAAATTTCCATACGAAAAATAACTAAGTAcctatagataggtaggtgaTGTCTATACCTTAACATgagtttttaaaacttgaaaatatgtgtTTCTCTGACATAATATTTTACGATTGCGAAAACGATCGAtacccaacaaaaaaaattcgtatgtGTATATTTCTAGCAAAGTAGTCTTTATTCAGCGAAGCTTTGTAATATTCAACAAGTAAAATGTACTGTGATCGAATattgttgacatttttgttAGCTTTTTACTTGACCATGCCACTCAGATGGGTTTCAGGTGAATATTATCAttcttaatgaaattttccagaCAAGTTATATTGTATTGATGTGCCTACCTATAATActataacaaaaaattgatctgacCTTTTTCTCATTCAGCATCGGTCAACTTCTTCGCTGCCACAGACgaaacattttcaatgaaatttacAGGAAAATCgggtaaaaatttgaactaaGTATAAAGATTAGCACCCAATTGTGAGCTtccaatttcaaataagtagCTGAgcattctttcattttttagcaTCTAAAAAATGGACCggaaacactgattttacaGATCACTTGCAGAATCAGTATCACTATAAGcattttagaattatttcagCTATGAAATATACCTAAGCAAAACAGATGCTCACATCAATAGGTGTACACTTACTTCACCTATATACTATTTACCTACATGGATTAAAAAAGGAAAtaacgtataggtacctatcaatttgcgaaatatttttaaatttcagttgaaGCCTTAGGTCCACACAAAGCCAATGGCACCATAACGCACGGTTTTTTAAGCCTAGATGTCTATCAATTCCATAAACTGGTATATTATTGGGTAACCAATAATTCTACacacaagtaggtacatcaaaaaatcttttatttGGCATATTTGGAGTCTACATTATTGTGCTAGGTAGTTATTccgcactttttaaaaatattttctccaaCAGATTCACGTTACATGtggaagatatttttttcaatagaaaatatgGGTCTTATCAGAAGGCATTTTATCACCCTGACGGCATAGTTCAAGTTTGTGTTCCTGTTTTTGCCAACgttggtatattttttatttttcacccaCAGCCAATAATACCAAGGTAGGCTaaaatgtttttctattttttaattagataggtacctatttctagGCATTAATTGACAATCCGCTGTACTATAAATTTGAAGAAGCGTTCAATAAAATCAAGAATAAGCCCGGAAAAACCACTGATATCATAAGTGAATCTACGTACAGTtggataatgaatttttttccaggaGTTATATACGTGCATTATAAAAGTAGATATTTTGACGAAGATTCTGGAAAAAGTTGTCCTTATGCAACAACTATTATGTTACCGATAGTACCTTCGCTGAATTTCATATCCAGTCGACAGGTAAATATACAAAACAACTTTTTAGAAGCATAGGTACGAGTAGTTGCTAAaaacataggtactcgtaattcatTAAACAAAATGAGTTGGTAACACGTTTTCcttatttaatcatttttacagtACCTCAGCACATTCGGATCATTGGTTGATTCTTCAAAAAGACCCTTGAATGATCCACCACCCCTAGCATTTCCAAGATCTTTCGTAGGCATTGGAATAAATATAATACTTATCCACATAAAGGGATAAGTAGATGACTAACACAttcgaaattaaattaattctagaaaaaagaaaggatcacgaggattttcaaatttttataaaaataacattttttttgttctgtaagctctgattatttttttaattttttgaaaaaggttcatgtcttaagtacatataattacttcaaaataatatatgtattaaaaaaaaattattgtgatGTACTTGCCTTTGTAAACTCTAATAAAATCATGAACAGATTAGATACTCGTATAGATACTTAGGTACCTGACtaatcaataaataaatacatatgatgaattgatgatctTCAATTGCCTTAACAATGTAAAAATCTTCATGATCTGGAATCCCCCATAATCGAATGTGTTTTTGAATGCTCTTTCCATTTAGCTGTGTCTGACTGGATTTTTTTCGATACTGGAGATACCTACCTCTCTCGTATGTAGGATAAATTGCATACACCACGTTTGAAGGAATAAATTTATTGTAGAAATAAACAAGGAGAAAGTGATCGATAAGAGCCGTCGAGACTCGAAAATTACCTTCAGGAAGTGTTATCTCCCActccataaaaaattgagttggggaAAATGTCGAATTTTATTTCCTACACCTACTTAATTGCTCAGTCAAAAAGAACAAGAAAATTAAACTCAAATTCATCATAagcccttcaatttttggcacctCTAGAAAACGATGAAGTCTGTCCcctaattgatgaaaaattgtaagaaagcATTCAAGAGTTATTGAAATTGACGAGACCAGTTTACGACACCCCGAAATATTATCACTATAggttatttcctttttttctttctctctaaaatttccgcacttgaaatatgtgctttCTGCACAATTATGAACATTGGTCCGACTCCGACTTGAAATTTATGTGATTTCTATAATCATAACTTAAATATACTTTTGAAATATGTTTTCCTTGCAAACTTAACTTTTACAATCACGAGAACGGTAGCAAAAACTGCATTTTATAAAGGCAGTTCTGTTACtttcatcgagtaaaatgtACATTTCACGAGTAATATTGACATTTCTACTAACTTTTTACTTAAATATACCATTCAACGAAGTTTCAGGTGAATAATTCGCTCGTAATAAATTTACATCTTACCTACTGAgtttaatttaaattcaacgaaaatttaccttaatcgatatttttttcagcaatttatcCTTCTTCGCTGATCTGTAAAGAATGTGAGGAGAATTCCATCAGTTTTCACGcagctaaaaatgaaaaattttcattaaaatatacaGGAAACGCGGGTAAACATATTTTGAACTATTCTGTTTTATAGGAATAATTATTAACACTAAGAACCGAATTTTTAGTTGAAGCTTTTGGTCCACCAACAACAAATGGCACATTAACAGGTGGTATTTTTGGTGACGAAGTTTATCAATTCTATAAACTggcatatttttggaaaaccgaTTATTTCACATACAAGTACTAGATatcgaaattgaataatttttattaaataagcTGCgtgttcaaatattttttttacatgccTACTTATCTATTATTTCAACAGATTCACATTACAAGtaggagatatttttttcaacaaaaagtacGAGTCTTATAAAAACGCACTAAATTATCCTGATGGTATAGTTCAAATTTGTACTCCTGTTTTTGCCAACGTTggtattttcaattgttttcccTAGACTTATTGctaaaattcgtaaatttatccccttttttaaaaatattgtgaaCCTACTTATTATCATCAACACTTTCAGGGACTAATTGACAATCCATTGtttactaaatttgaaaaagcgtttaatcaaatcaaaagtAATCCAGGAAAAATCACATGTATAGAAAGTGGGCCTACATTTAATTGGATACAGCATTTTCCTCCTGAAGTGACATACGTGTATTTTAAAAGTATGTATTTTGACAAAGATACGGGAAAAAGCTATCCTTGTGCTACCACTGTCAAGTTACCATTGAAACCTCTGCTGAATTTCATATCTTGTCGACAGGTATGTAGGTTCTTTCGAAGTAGTCGAGTTTATGTACCTCttatacactgaaaaaaaaaaacaataaaaattactattttagtatagtaaccggacccaatccaaaaataatagtgatttttactcagccaaaaaatacattttacctatagaattaggtaaaatttattactctcatagtaaaatttactaatctcatagtaaaatttactaatctcatagtaaaaatcgcaatatttttgaatgggatccggttactgtatgaaatagtaaaaattatccataatttttttttccgtgtaagtacctacttagtttaTTTAGAAAACTTCAGTACCTTCTATTGATTGCTTTTGCAGTACCTCAGCACATTCGGATCACTGGTTGATATTTCAAAGAGACCCTTGAACAATCCACCATTGTTAGATATTCCAAAATCTCTCGTAGGTTTTGGATGGAATATAAAAGTTATTGATGTAGATGAATGAATGTTGCCGATCTTGAgaaataaattctcaaaaaagaaattgagccctataggtacctagaagaagaaaaatgggCTTGCGGAGATACCATTGAAAAACAATTCTCTTATTGAAGTACAAATAGATAAAATAATAGATActttatacgagtatttgtatcGTCAACTAATTCATGTTGAATTTAGTGCAATTATTAATAAAGATGGTGATTTTGGTTTGCTCAAATAGTGTGATTCTTTAGATGTTTTCTCAAATGGATGGAGGTCGTGCAGACCtgacctgaaaatttttcaattttagctggatctttgaattgaaaaataatgtatcgGATTTCATAAAGGAAGAAAAATTCTACAAACATTCTTCTTATTTTGCAATATTGAAAGTGTACCATTTAGGTGGGtagatattcaaaaataaaaatatgtaggtaggtacccaaattgaaaaaaaaaacgggaagtaagtaatttttgcaCTACAaaaaaaagggcgtcagcagGACAAGCATTTTTACATTCATAGAAGTCGAACAAAGACAAACAATGATATAGTTACACGCCAGATAGAGCCCGATAGTAAGTATGTAGAGTATGAATAATGAGAACAACTAAGAAAGTGTATTGTTTAGGTAATGAGATGAGCTGAGCACTAAACACGCCTAAATAGATTTCAATCACAACAGAACATATCTCGCCGCCGACATGGAATATTTGAAGGGAGGGGGGgctgaattctcaaaaattagtttCTTTCAAAAAGAGAAAAGCTTGTGAAATTACATTacactcattttgaaaatgaaatcactaAAAGCTtatcaaataagtacctattactgGAATCAAAATTGGATTACAATTGATGGAAAATAAACAGTCGATTGAACAGAATATCATTTTGggaaatgactcaaaaattcttgatcagcattaaaaaaactgcagacatcatgaaaaattggacaaataTCATCAAATAGGAAAGGAATAggtattgcaaaaattacaaaaaatatttttcaaaaactgcatgATCAACAAAGAATTTCTAAATAAAATCCCAGAATGAATGCAGTTTGagtgaaatgaaacaaaatctaGCAAGAGTTGAACCATAAAAAGAAGTTTCCCTCATCAATCGTCAATAAGCGAAATCTATTCCAATAGgtcaaaaaaaagggggaaaagtCATCTCTCAAATGCCTAGAAAATGTTTGTGCTCAGtttattttttacatacttacttacctacttggtcatttttttagtatacgagtaattttaataattttttcaacgtttatttTTGTTGGTAAAATGTCTCTTTTTTCACGGAAAAAGTGTGTTGTATGTACATGGTCTTATATTATGTCAGTTTCAAGTGATAAAACGTGTTGTGACTTTTTTTATTGATCGTCGTTCGACACATTATCTTGTTGTTTGAACAATTTCTcagtctaggtacctaccttagtTCTTTACTGTTGGAGATTCACAaatttagtcgtggtaatgaCTTTTCTGCCATGAAAGTGTCTAAGTATGCTTATTGTTATGACGTCCTTTTTTGTCACGGTCTAAAATCGCATCCAAACCCGTACCAAAAATTGCACTGTATAAGTAAATCATGCAAAGTCTATCatggatgagaaaaaatttataaaaagaaGCACACAGCTcattccaaaaaagtcaacaatttttatctgtttaggtaggtacttaatgtcCATGTTGTAAACTATAGTGTTATCTAGAAATAGAacaataagttgaaaattgtatAGCCCTTATCTTTTTCCTTTGTGCGATCT
This region of Planococcus citri chromosome 5, ihPlaCitr1.1, whole genome shotgun sequence genomic DNA includes:
- the LOC135846932 gene encoding uncharacterized protein LOC135846932 isoform X1, whose protein sequence is MKCINTSMLVKENKIIVMYCTIRIIFLSLLFLKLEGLIFLKFVSASEHSLFDKSKSFNAPKKPLTFLTPFDEVFVLKHTGRSLDLDLITPKTVGALTGGLLGENIYRFHKCRWYWQDGLSSGNCNNGSVLESRLYYFNIKYGSFKNALHYPNGVIDVFIPIETNGHIYNPLYWEFEKQMGEKIKKPDDQALINGGVTYLWYEHFTYKDVYSLYSGSSHFDEESGKTYFNTITIELPLNRLVNFVSHEQFKHTFGSLVNCSGKPLSNPVPDIQHSSRVKKEKGICVINLPA
- the LOC135846932 gene encoding uncharacterized protein LOC135846932 isoform X2 — translated: MYCDRILLTFLLAFYLTMPLRWVSASVNFFAATDETFSMKFTGKSVEALGPHKANGTITHGFLSLDVYQFHKLVYYWVTNNSTHKFTLHVEDIFFNRKYGSYQKAFYHPDGIVQVCVPVFANALIDNPLYYKFEEAFNKIKNKPGKTTDIISESTYSWIMNFFPGVIYVHYKSRYFDEDSGKSCPYATTIMLPIVPSLNFISSRQYLSTFGSLVDSSKRPLNDPPPLAFPRSFVGIGINIILIHIKG
- the LOC135847862 gene encoding uncharacterized protein LOC135847862 produces the protein MYISRVILTFLLTFYLNIPFNEVSAIYPSSLICKECEENSISFHAAKNEKFSLKYTGNAVEAFGPPTTNGTLTGGIFGDEVYQFYKLAYFWKTDYFTYKFTLQVGDIFFNKKYESYKNALNYPDGIVQICTPVFANGLIDNPLFTKFEKAFNQIKSNPGKITCIESGPTFNWIQHFPPEVTYVYFKSMYFDKDTGKSYPCATTVKLPLKPLLNFISCRQYLSTFGSLVDISKRPLNNPPLLDIPKSLVGFGWNIKVIDVDE